A stretch of the Sinorhizobium alkalisoli genome encodes the following:
- a CDS encoding FadR/GntR family transcriptional regulator gives MKAEDDQMTSQIIATHSVGATVQTVLDRLFAKIRSEEYSLNTRLPSERALASEMGVARNTVREALDVLEDCNVIKRRPGSGSFVTYRSEDAPQQGDSSVAMETSPLDHLVVRGILEPEMVRLAVINMTPREVWELEQLMSKIEGVHTDVAAFVKCEEEIYRKIAEGTRNPLLASCYNLAIEACRVSLRTTLLRRHLTPKRILEYQQRYNSLFNAIASRDVERAVEFIKLHLLEEQKLFFRDN, from the coding sequence ATGAAGGCCGAGGACGACCAGATGACGTCTCAAATCATCGCTACCCACTCGGTGGGAGCGACGGTACAGACTGTCTTGGATCGATTGTTTGCGAAAATAAGGTCGGAGGAGTATTCGCTGAATACACGCCTTCCGTCGGAACGGGCGCTGGCTTCGGAGATGGGGGTGGCGCGCAACACGGTGCGCGAGGCGCTGGATGTATTGGAAGACTGCAATGTCATCAAACGACGTCCCGGCAGCGGCAGTTTCGTTACCTATCGCTCGGAAGATGCGCCGCAGCAGGGGGATAGCTCCGTCGCAATGGAGACCAGCCCATTAGACCACCTTGTCGTGCGAGGTATACTTGAACCCGAAATGGTCCGCCTTGCCGTCATCAACATGACTCCGCGGGAAGTATGGGAACTGGAACAACTCATGTCGAAGATCGAAGGCGTGCATACCGATGTCGCCGCCTTCGTGAAATGCGAAGAGGAAATCTATCGCAAAATTGCCGAGGGGACGCGTAATCCCCTGCTGGCATCCTGCTACAATCTGGCGATCGAGGCTTGCAGAGTGAGCTTGCGCACCACGCTGCTTCGCCGGCATTTGACCCCGAAACGTATTCTTGAATATCAACAGCGCTACAACTCGCTGTTCAACGCCATTGCCTCTCGCGACGTGGAGCGAGCCGTCGAGTTCATCAAGCTGCACCTGCTCGAGGAGCAGAAGCTATTTTTTCGGGATAATTGA
- a CDS encoding ABC transporter substrate-binding protein, with translation MQNSSFAHQLAVSSVLPRLSVGMPNTVNIGFLAPLSGQVESWGLPGLHGCRIWEDWLNKTGGLLINGRRYPIKIVEYDCGYDAGQAAKGARHLIEQHDIKLLMMLGGDTMAQIRDYLTHRKVLTSTLLPSDLSPDTPYLIAPSELHPIYNVTGVDWLAQARPELRTVAICSQSDAHGLPSLATYRAAFKAANVGIAKEIQYDPGTTDAAGIVQPMLDSNADILCWCTGYTPMVHAMTEYAHAQGFKGQLISCTLDYYDRLIAQTSVEFMEGFVFQFPDFDDEKLQEKTFFFNQPKSFFDEYNRRFPGTWTAVSWEYAAILDIWHAAVEKCNSVNPLPVLAAMKQLGHVTHAFGPAHWWGESMFGIDNALVGDWPVVTLKHGKAKIAAFGSIPRWLKRNGDRLKQEMSDLGQLWEQRLRSFGNEAALQPRIPESIIPKK, from the coding sequence ATGCAGAATTCCAGCTTTGCCCATCAACTCGCGGTTTCCAGTGTCCTGCCCCGACTGTCCGTCGGCATGCCGAACACGGTGAACATCGGATTCCTGGCTCCGCTTAGCGGTCAGGTGGAATCATGGGGCTTGCCCGGATTGCATGGTTGCCGAATCTGGGAGGACTGGCTGAACAAAACCGGCGGCTTGCTGATCAACGGAAGGCGCTATCCGATAAAGATCGTGGAATATGATTGCGGCTACGATGCCGGGCAGGCTGCGAAGGGTGCACGCCATCTCATAGAACAGCATGACATCAAGCTGCTGATGATGCTGGGTGGAGATACGATGGCGCAGATACGCGACTACCTGACCCATCGCAAAGTCCTGACTTCGACCTTGCTGCCTAGCGACCTGTCTCCGGATACACCTTACCTGATCGCCCCCAGCGAACTACATCCGATCTACAACGTGACCGGGGTGGACTGGCTGGCCCAAGCCAGACCGGAGCTTCGGACCGTCGCGATCTGCAGCCAGTCCGATGCGCATGGCCTTCCCTCACTTGCGACTTATCGCGCAGCCTTCAAAGCCGCTAATGTTGGGATTGCCAAGGAAATTCAGTACGATCCCGGCACGACCGATGCAGCCGGAATCGTGCAGCCAATGCTGGATTCGAACGCCGACATCCTGTGCTGGTGCACCGGTTATACGCCAATGGTCCATGCTATGACCGAATATGCCCATGCGCAGGGCTTCAAGGGCCAGTTGATATCCTGCACATTGGATTATTACGACCGGTTGATTGCCCAGACATCTGTGGAATTCATGGAAGGTTTCGTCTTCCAGTTTCCGGATTTCGATGATGAAAAGCTGCAGGAAAAGACGTTTTTCTTCAACCAGCCGAAAAGCTTCTTCGACGAATACAACCGCCGCTTCCCCGGAACATGGACTGCGGTAAGCTGGGAGTATGCCGCCATCCTGGACATCTGGCATGCGGCGGTTGAAAAATGCAACAGCGTCAATCCTCTACCCGTATTGGCGGCAATGAAGCAGCTTGGCCATGTCACCCACGCCTTCGGTCCGGCGCATTGGTGGGGCGAGAGCATGTTCGGGATCGATAACGCGCTGGTCGGAGACTGGCCGGTGGTAACGCTGAAACACGGCAAGGCAAAAATTGCTGCTTTCGGCTCGATTCCCCGCTGGCTGAAACGCAACGGCGACCGTCTCAAACAGGAAATGTCGGATTTGGGCCAGCTTTGGGAACAGCGCCTGCGCTCGTTCGGGAATGAAGCTGCTCTGCAGCCGCGGATACCGGAATCAATTATCCCGAAAAAATAG
- a CDS encoding aminomethyltransferase family protein encodes MTLSWRFSALADRHRALGSKLEDWSGMGTAWTYDKDISEEHVAIRTKAGIMDVSGLKKVHLVGPHAIAVLDFITTRDMTKIYPGRSVYACMLNDRGHFTDDCIVYRTGPNSWMLVHGSGSGYEEIVKQAAGRNCAVLFDDDLHDLSLQGPLAVDYLAKYVPGIRDLKYFHHMQTTLFGAPVMISRTGYTGERGYEIFVRGQDAVMVWDRIVAEGKEMGIIPCCFSVLDLLRVESYLLFYPYDNSQMYPFADQPPGDSLWELGLDFTVSPGKTGFRGAEEHARLKGKERFKIFGMLIDADGPADLGDEVYAEGKKVGVITCPSYSTLTKRSMAIARLDVDKAVQGTKLEVHGKNVKARAIAHTLTFDDPEKKKRTAVG; translated from the coding sequence ATGACTCTATCTTGGCGTTTCTCCGCCCTGGCGGATCGGCATCGCGCTCTAGGATCGAAACTGGAAGACTGGAGCGGCATGGGAACCGCCTGGACCTACGACAAGGACATATCTGAAGAGCATGTCGCGATCCGCACCAAGGCCGGGATCATGGATGTTTCGGGCCTGAAGAAGGTGCATCTGGTCGGTCCGCACGCCATCGCCGTGCTCGACTTCATCACCACCCGTGACATGACGAAGATTTATCCCGGCCGCTCCGTCTATGCATGCATGTTGAATGATCGTGGCCATTTCACCGACGACTGTATCGTCTACCGCACCGGCCCGAATTCCTGGATGCTGGTTCACGGTTCCGGTTCCGGCTACGAGGAGATCGTCAAGCAGGCGGCGGGCCGTAATTGCGCTGTGCTGTTCGACGACGATCTGCATGATCTGTCCCTGCAGGGCCCGCTCGCGGTCGATTATCTCGCCAAATATGTGCCGGGCATCCGCGACCTTAAATATTTCCATCACATGCAAACGACGCTCTTCGGAGCTCCCGTTATGATCTCACGCACCGGTTATACCGGCGAGCGCGGTTACGAAATCTTCGTACGCGGCCAGGATGCCGTCATGGTTTGGGACCGCATTGTTGCGGAAGGCAAGGAGATGGGCATCATCCCCTGCTGCTTCAGCGTGCTCGACCTGCTGCGGGTCGAAAGCTACCTGCTCTTCTACCCTTACGACAATTCGCAGATGTATCCCTTCGCCGACCAACCGCCCGGCGATAGCCTATGGGAACTTGGTCTCGATTTCACCGTCAGCCCTGGCAAGACGGGCTTCCGCGGCGCCGAGGAACATGCGCGGCTGAAAGGCAAAGAGCGCTTCAAGATCTTCGGTATGCTGATCGATGCCGATGGTCCGGCCGATCTCGGTGATGAGGTCTATGCCGAAGGCAAGAAGGTTGGTGTGATCACCTGCCCGAGCTATTCGACCTTGACGAAGAGGTCCATGGCAATCGCCCGTCTGGACGTCGACAAGGCAGTCCAGGGCACGAAGCTGGAAGTGCATGGCAAAAACGTCAAGGCAAGAGCGATCGCCCATACGCTGACGTTTGACGATCCGGAGAAGAAGAAGAGGACGGCCGTGGGTTAG
- a CDS encoding dimethylamine monooxygenase subunit DmmA family protein: MLVEGIRSRPVYKGLSIQPRSRRHIFALEGEGAHALLDRKAELDDAALSRSEILYVARGSQAMGHEEALRELGAQMFFAGPTIATLLFRLKGTLATAHMGTRLYIAGTEGFIGQAMMVALDHGMDHASIITEHRGSLARRVQCVHCKGITDDVTHSPFPCSHCGLPLLVRDHYSRRLGAFQGVNIDAEEPGSAPDPEELFL; the protein is encoded by the coding sequence ATGCTTGTCGAAGGCATCAGGAGCCGCCCGGTCTATAAGGGCCTCTCCATTCAGCCGCGCTCCCGGCGGCACATCTTCGCACTGGAAGGGGAGGGGGCGCATGCCCTCCTCGATCGGAAAGCAGAACTCGATGATGCGGCGTTGTCCCGCAGCGAGATACTCTATGTCGCGCGGGGTTCGCAGGCTATGGGACACGAGGAGGCGCTACGTGAGCTTGGCGCCCAGATGTTCTTCGCCGGGCCGACGATCGCGACGCTGCTCTTCCGCCTCAAGGGGACGCTGGCGACCGCCCATATGGGAACACGGCTTTATATCGCCGGCACCGAAGGTTTCATCGGCCAGGCGATGATGGTAGCACTCGATCATGGCATGGATCATGCCTCGATCATCACTGAACACCGCGGCTCGCTGGCGCGTCGTGTGCAATGCGTGCACTGCAAGGGCATCACCGACGACGTCACCCACAGTCCCTTTCCCTGCAGCCATTGCGGCCTTCCGCTTCTCGTACGCGATCATTATTCGCGACGCCTCGGCGCCTTCCAGGGCGTCAATATCGATGCGGAAGAACCCGGCAGCGCGCCAGATCCGGAGGAGTTGTTCCTGTGA
- a CDS encoding PDR/VanB family oxidoreductase, giving the protein MSGGIEIPVRVTQVTPVAHRIKRFRFERLDGGPMPYFSGGAHIIVSMNDNGHVRRNAYSLMSPPYDCSAYEISVLHVEDSRGGSSFMHEKVREGDEMRVSHPVNLFQPDWRGRKHLLIAGGIGITPFIAMMEQFSREGAHFELHYAVRTRDRGAYCEDLVARYGSHRVKIYCDAEDNRIPVARLLHSQPLGTHLYVCGPAGMIDGVLKAGLEAGWPEQNLHSERFLSSQPGKPFSIELTRSGKTIHVGHHESMLEAIEAAGIDVPFLCRGGACGQCETMVTVCDGKLLHNDVYLSDEEKASGRKVMLCVSRFEGNALHLDL; this is encoded by the coding sequence GTGAGCGGTGGTATCGAGATTCCCGTCCGGGTGACCCAGGTGACGCCGGTGGCACATCGCATCAAGCGCTTCCGGTTCGAGCGCCTGGACGGAGGGCCGATGCCCTACTTCTCCGGCGGCGCTCACATCATCGTTTCGATGAACGATAATGGTCACGTCCGGCGCAACGCCTATTCGCTGATGTCGCCGCCATATGATTGCTCGGCTTACGAGATCAGCGTGCTGCATGTCGAGGATTCCCGCGGCGGCTCGTCCTTCATGCATGAGAAGGTGCGCGAAGGTGACGAAATGAGGGTCTCCCACCCGGTCAACCTGTTTCAGCCGGATTGGCGTGGCCGAAAACATCTGCTGATCGCCGGCGGTATCGGGATTACGCCCTTCATCGCCATGATGGAGCAGTTTTCCCGCGAGGGCGCACATTTCGAGTTGCATTATGCGGTCCGAACGCGCGACCGCGGCGCCTATTGCGAGGACCTCGTCGCGCGTTACGGCTCGCATCGGGTGAAGATCTATTGCGACGCCGAAGACAATCGCATCCCGGTCGCCCGCCTGCTCCACAGCCAGCCGCTCGGCACGCATCTCTATGTCTGTGGTCCCGCGGGCATGATTGATGGCGTACTGAAGGCGGGGCTGGAGGCGGGCTGGCCGGAGCAGAACCTGCATTCCGAGCGTTTTCTGTCCTCGCAGCCCGGCAAGCCCTTTTCGATCGAGCTGACGCGTTCCGGCAAGACCATCCATGTCGGCCATCACGAGAGCATGCTCGAGGCGATCGAGGCGGCCGGCATCGACGTGCCCTTTCTCTGTCGCGGTGGCGCCTGCGGCCAGTGCGAAACGATGGTCACCGTCTGCGACGGCAAGCTTCTGCACAACGACGTCTATCTGAGTGACGAAGAAAAGGCTTCCGGCCGAAAGGTGATGCTCTGTGTCTCCCGCTTCGAGGGGAACGCGTTGCATCTTGACCTTTAG